AGTCAACAGTCAATGTTGAAATGTAACCAAATGCCAAATGAACTATTGCACTTGCAACCATGGAAGACCCTATATCAATATCTACTTCTATGAAATTCTCCCCCGTGCAATATTTACAGGAAAGGGCACGCCCAATTTGCAAATAGCCTGCTCTCCAACAGCTTTTCTGACAATCCAAGGACTTTTTACAATGTTGGCAATCAGCTTAAGTCTCGAGTTTCTGAATGCATTGCCACCCTTCAAGAACTTGTCCATTAGCAAATCCTCAAGGACTGTCTCTTTGGTTGTAAAATATGCGATGGCACTATAGTTATCCTTGGTTGGGAGTTGAAGGTTGAAGGCCCACACAAAAGGTTTATCACCTGCTGGAAACTCATTATCAATGACCTTCCTAACTTGACTATTTGGATCGTTTGATGCCTAAAGttgtgaagaaaaaaagttgtGACGCCATACACCAAAACAAATATATTGTAAAAGCATTCAATCTAGACAATACAATATTTACATAAACCACCAAGAGCAGAAAGGTGTCCTAGTAGAATACGCAGCTTTGTATTCTTATTCTTAACTTCATGAATACATTAGGCATGTCTCAGCAGGAAGAAGGGTCCAATAATTATCAAAGAGTATACTtttgattcactcttaaagTTTTTTGACAATATTATCTACATAAGTATTTGTCAGCTAACCAAAAAGttaaaactttgaaaataataaccAATAATTGTTAAACCTTTTAATGATTTGACAATATGCGATTAGATCAAAGTATAAACTCAATAATACAAATTAGCTAAAAAAAGAATGCAATACACATAATTATGCAAAAGCCCTCATGATTACTAAATGCACTCAATATTATTGTCAACAtctttaactaaaaaaagaatgcaatacacataattacataattatcattatgcaAAAGCACAGCGTAGCGTTACAAACACATCCTTACCCCATACCTGCAGTTCTGTAAATTGCTCACAGTATCTGACCAAAGAACCTCCAAAGAATGATTGCAGCTGCTCCTCTTTTATATACTTTCTGAATTAGTTTTATTAGGCATAACCGAATAGAAATTAGAAACCAATGAATTTGTCCCAAAAATTATTATGATGACTAATATACACTCTGAACGTGGACGTTTGTCATGGATTATAGATCGAAGTATATCCGATCTGGAATGCTCATTATCCAATATAACGAACCTTATTGATAACAAAATTTCCCGTTTATTGACATTTGATCAGAATCTGCGATCACGGCTCAGCTTTGGCATTTGCATTCATCAATGCCCGTATTAGGCATCAAAGCTAGTAGGTCATGTGACTGTACACGGGACATTCTtcacaacttttttttgttcGCATGTTTTGTTTGCCATGCTACTGTGGAACATTCTTTGGCATCTGCATTTGTCAATGTGACAGTACAGTGGGCATTCTTCACAAGGACAATTCTGAAGCTACCAATAATCCTTACAAGAGCACTCTCCATTTTTAAAATGATGGAAACGTATTCTGTCTCTTACTATGATATCTCTTTTGTATATCTTAGAGATTAGTTTCATAAACTCGTGACAGTCCTCACAAGACCTTAGGTTTTTCACAATCCGGATTGTAGACCCATGACCTATTCTGATTAGTCCATAAGCAAGAGCCAGCTTCTCACTATGGTGAAGCAACTGAACGGCCTTTTCCTCATCATCCATCTCAAGCAAGACCTCTGAAACTCTGGGATCATACCcttcttttcttatcttatccacCACCTCAGCCAATTCGACAAATATTTCCTCCGCCTCAGGGTGATTGTAATCTCCCATCACAAACTCATGCACACCACCATCAACCTCAATCCTACTAGTTCCTGGCGGCTTCACTAGTCCCTTCTTATTCATCAACTCCCTCACTTCTGCCTTGTTACACCACTTTCCCGTGGATGCATAAACATTGCTAGCAAGTATGTAACTTCCACTATCATCAGCCCTCATGTCTTGTATCTCAAGGTGCTTCATCAACCGCTCGGCCCTGTCAGCATCACCATGAACTTTACAGGCCCATATGAGGGTCCTCCAAAGGACTGTATCAGGTTCAATGGGCATTGCATTAACAAAATCTTCAGCTTCCTTCAAACGCCCTGCTCTAGCAAGAAGGTCCACTAAACAGCCAAAATGCTGAATTGAAGGTTTCATCCCATAACGCCTTTGCACATCACTGAACAACATGAAACCTTCGCGAATCAAGCCTGCATTCCTGCACGCTGTTAAAACCGCGGTCACTGTCCTCTCATCGGGTTTTACCCCAGAACTTTCCATGTCAACAAACATGTCAATGGCATCCTTGCAAAGCCCGTGGCTGGCGAGGCCAGAAATCATTGCAGTCCAAACGAAAACATCTCTGTGGACAACATCATCAAACACCTTCCTCGCACTCGCTATGCACCCACCCTTGGCATACATATCAACAAGAGCAGTGGAAACGTTGGACTTAGAGTGAATTTCAATTCCCCATTCCTCTAAATTAGCATGGACCTTCCTCCCCATACTCAAGGCTCCAGAATCAGCACAGGCTCTCAAAACAGAAATAACCGTGGCCTCATTCACCTCTACACCACATTGCAGCATTCTCTCAAACAAATTGATGGCCTCAACGGGTAAGTCATGATTAACAAGGCCGCCAATCATGGAGGTCCAGGAAACAACGTCTCTGTGAGGCATTCTATCAAACAGGGAGCGAGCCAGGAGCAAGTCGCCGAACTCGGAGTACATATGAAGGAGGACGTTCTGGATATAAAGATCCGGGGCGAAGCCGAGTTTGGTGAGGAGAGCGTGGAGCTGTTTACCAAGAGGAGGGAGTTTGGAACGAGAGCAGCATTTGAGGAGGAAAGGGAAAGTGAAGTTATCGGGTGGGGAGGGCATGGAGAGGAAAAGGGAGAGGGCGTGGAAGGGAGGGGTGGGGAGGGGGGTTTGGGAGAAGGCGCGAAGGAGGGTGTTGTAGTAGTAAGAGTTGAGAGTGGGATTGGTGGAGAGAAGAAGACGAGCGTAGTTGAGGtcgccaaagggggagagagcGGCGAAGGTGAAGACCTTAGACAACTTACGCGACGCATCCTTGTGCCCCATCCCTAATTTCACTACTTGCCCGTGGACTTGCAGAGCTTCCCACATGCTTCTCACCTCCATTCCACACGCCCAAGCTCATCAgataaaaagaagataaatccttacatttttaatttaaaatatcttattttacttattttttcctatttccGTCGGCAACGTTAGTCAATctgtcaattttataattttgaattaattaatgtaaaataataacggctaaaaattatcattaattgttttaaaaaaaactagcagATTTGTCCCAGTCCATCCCCTCATCCTCGGCGTCTTCCTCAGACACGCAAAGCACAACACACCGACAAACCTCCTCCACCAGGCCATCACTCCCTCAACCCAGAACAATATAATCAATTTCGTCTCATATCTAAAAGTGATTATCTCTTGTCTGATTAATAAATAACTTGTATTGATCCAGTGTGTTGTTAAGAGAGGGGAAAAAACTATATTACTTGGTTTCGAGGACAAGACTTCCttacaaactaatttttttaaattcttttctctctttgtcttattcattgattcttagaacttttATACACAATTGTATGTATGCGGTCCCACTATAATAACCGCTATAATAACCACTACAATAACCATACCCCTATTACAATAACCACTACTAGAATGATAATTGCCCCTATTACGGATTTCTATGACAGAACATCTTCTTCCTAACAATTGCTTTAAGGTAGTTGTTAACTTATGGATTGAAAATGGATAGTTAAATGAATACTTACTTATTAATGTGGTAAGGACAGGCAGTAAGATATTTGTACTTGCAGAGTCATCCCATCTTCTCGGTCTTTTAGCAGTCAACTACGACCAGTTCCACTCTTCATTTTTGcagtttttaaaatgtattcatGTTTGTCTGACAGAAAATGAATCACCTTTATGGAATAGAAGAAGATCATGGCAACTCCGTTGCCTTTTCTTATTATAATTGTTCACTTTTAGAcatgtttattttgataaaatggcCAATTCTAtagtttgtttttcttcttgctTTTGCTACAATTAGGTAGCAATAGTGAGTATAAACAAGAGTTCTAAGGTGAGGGTCAAATTTCATTTTGCCTAAATACGTATACGTGTAGCATAGTGCATAGTCAGAAATGTCCGTACCAAATCCTAGTTCACAATTAAAGCACGGTTGTTGGTAGAAGCAATTGGGGCTACACATGTTGCTGTTAGTTCATGAAATCGAGATAAGTAACCTGCAAAGAACCTGTTTGCATATAACATTATTCGTCACCGAGATTCGCTCAACAGCATCATAAGTTCATAATCCTGACGGTTATATGTCATTTTGTCTATTCATGAGTCAGCACAAATGACAATTGGGAATAAAAATACAACAACACTTTCAGCAAAGCAAATGTTGTTTTCCAATGCGATCATCATGGACAACGATAGACCAACCTACTCCCAACCTTAAAATGCTGTCATGAACAACGCATGTTTTCAACTCTCTCAAATCTTTCAAATACGAAATTCCACCGAGTGCTTCTAGTTCTACCAAGTTAGACAATCAGCATTGCACCTAAACCCTGGCTTTCTCCGCTTTAATTTCTCGTTCTCTCGCCATCAAGTCCATATACATCGTTCCAGCATggagaagataaaaataaaactactcATGAAGGATGAAACATTTCTCCAACACCCTTTTGTTCTTGCTGTTGTTCTGGTTTTAGGCCTTGTTATGATGGACCCTTTTCATCTGGGTCCAGTGTCTGAGCATGAATTCAGACCCGTGAAGCATAGCATTGCACCATACCACCAAGTCATGAAAAATTGGCCTAGGGACAACATGAGCAGATTAGCACTTCATGGGAAAtcagaattcaagaatcaagtcttTGGACCAGAGTCACTCGAGTTCGATCACATGGGTCGTGGCCCCTACACTGGTTTAGCCGATGGACGCGTTGTTCGATGGATGGGGGAGCAACTTGGTTGGGAAACATTTGCAGTTGTCACATCTAATTGGTAACTATCACCAAAACcttcatttcttcttctctttgacCCAAAATTCAGTCTATAAATTGAACAATCCCCAATACTGAATCAACTCACATAAGTTTGTTTTAGCTAAACCAATAGTTTCAAGTCCAAAGTTTGTTTTGTTGTTCTGTTCATACTTCACTCAAACAATATTATCTTCAGTAAATGACATAAATGGTAtcgtacaattttattttttttaacaatctaCCAAATTAATTCACATGTTATATAGCTAAACATATTCTTAAAACGTTATTATTCTATATATCTATTGATTCATATTTGATGTTGATGACATTAGTACTATTGTGTCTTAATTTAAAGGACGGAGAAGCTTTGCTTTAGGGGCAATGATTCGACCACTGCGAAGCAATGGAAGCATGAGAAAACATGTGGGCGTCCCCTAGGCCTAAGATTTGACAAAGTGAATGGAGATCTATACATAGCAGACGCATACTATGGACTTCTTGTGGTTGGACCTAATGGGGGACTCGCTACATCATTGGCAACCCATGTTGAAGGAAAGCCCATTCTCTTCGCAAATGATCTTGACATTCATAAGAACGGATCCATCTTCTTCACAGACACCAGCAAAAGATACAACAGAGTGTAAGCATTTGTTATATATACCATTCactcatattattttaatatattcatgCACTCCTTATTGTTTTCAATGGATTATTGTTTACTTGTTTACAGTGCACACTTCTTTATATTATTGGAAGGAGAAGCTACTGGCAGGCTCCTCCGATATGATCCTCCAACTAAAACAACTCATGTTGTATTGGATGGCCTTGCTTTTCCTAATGGAGTGCAATTTTCTAAAGACCACTCCTTCCTTCTCTACACTGAAACCACCAATTGCAGGTGATTATATCTTTCCTAACACAAATCCCAgctaaaaattaatgataaattcGAAAATGGATTAGAGgaaaaaattggttttaagaaTGCACGAATTTCCTTTGTATGCACTTTCCAATCAAAATTTTACATTACCAGTCAAGTAGAAATCATGGTTCATATTACATACCGTTATCATTCATAATAGTTTAGGTTATCAATATAATGTGACATAGTCCACGTAACCATGTCCTTTAAACATActatcaaaatttgattttaaagtccatatatatagaaaaatatctAAAAGAAATCAATCCTTTGGATAGATTTTAGCATATAGAGAAATTATTCTTTAGCTCTTAATTAGTGAGAGATACTCTgggttgaaaaaatatattgtaattaGATAAGAATATATACAATATGTGCTCTATATGTAATATGTATAACGTAACACATTCATTCCAAAATGACACGATGACAGGCTAATGAAGCTTTGGACAGAGGGTCCTAAAAGTGGAAGTGTGGAACTATTAGCTGACCTTCCGGGGTTTCCAGACAACGTAAGAATAAACGAAAAGGGACAATTCTGGGTGGCAATAGACTGTTGTCGCACTCCAGCACAAGAAGTTCTTAGTCATAATCCATGGTTGAGGAACATCTACTTCCGTTTGCCCATAAGAATGAGCTTGTTAGCAAGAGCGATGGGGATGAAAATGTACACTGTGATTTCACTTCTGGACGACAAGGGAGAGGTTTTGGAAGTTCTTGAAGATCAAAAGGGTGAGGTCATGAAGCTGGTCAGCGAAGTCAGAGAGGAGCAAGGGAAGCTTTGGATTGGAACTGTGGCTCATAACCATATTGCCACCTTATCTTACCCTTAATTAAAACCTTATAATTTGTTCTTTCGTCTATCCATTTCTCTTTTCTCAACTATGATGTTGTAGTGTGTGTATTTAGGATTTTCCTCTAGTCATATTAAATGGTGGAATCGCATTATCTCACTCTCTCACTCTCATTGTAAAAGTACATTGATAATGGTAATCAATAAGATAGACTTTACAACTTCCACGCCTATAAAATGTTTATGTTTGgttaaattaagttttaaatttctaaaataatttttaactttctttcgtaaaaaaattgaaattgatttaTTGGAATAAATCAACTTTGATTTTTTGTACCCTTTCAGAAtgaaagattaatttttattaactatttaagtaaaatatatacattttttaagtataaaatttGGCAAGAGGTAATATGATGaagtcaaataaaattattatagacaatgaaataatgaaattttctgttcaaatatttatagttatatacctaataatataattcaagattaataattaaattaaaataacttcacaccatgtaaatataattactgattgtataaatttattttaataatatatacttcAATAGCCTGTTAGCATATAAAAGTatagatatattttaaattgttactttttatttaacaacAAAAGATATTTATCATTGCAAGGAAGCATTGGATGTGTACAAGGTGTACCCAGACGCTTAGGCGCATAAGTTCTACCTCTCTAACCTGATACCTTCTGGAAGCATACAAACTCAAACTGTTACACATGAAATGAGTATTGTATAGCCACCGCGGAGGCCTCAGCCACCCAGCACTTTCACGCAAAGCTATACTACAACCTCCAGGCACAAGACACAATTCCTGGGCTGAAAACCGCAAAACCCACACAAAAACATCATGATTTTTATCCTGATAATTGCCCCCACCACCCTGCTATAGCATTTTAGGGGACTTGCTATCCAAGAAGACAGTGGGCATACCAAACCCCCTTTTCCTTTGCAGCCTCTACGATTTCCTTCACCTATATCTCCCTGCTTTTAAGGCAAACTAAACACACATGAACCTACCCCTATATATCCATAGAAATTAACTAGAGTATTAAACAACTTTAATATTACACAATACCAAAGATGCAAATGTATTATTCTCAATCTCTAACTAGGACCATTTGTACtgtttaagaatgaaaaaatataacaaaggcTAAACACACTAAGACACAAGACAAAGGAAAATCTACGAAGCAAATAGAGAAGACAATGAGCAGTCTCAACTCTCAACAATCCTTGGCTCCAGAAGGATTTACATCTGACGAAGTATTGTCTTTGGGGCATGGAGTAGGTGAAGTTTCTCTCATTTTCAAGTCACTTGATTGTTGGTGCTGCTGATGCTGATGCTGATGTTGCTGCTGAAACTGCTGAAACTGATGCtgatgttgttgctgctgctgctttTGAGGGTGAATTTGTAGCTGTTGAAACTGTTGTGCAGCTAAAAGAGTGTGCATGACATGATTATTGGGATAGAATTGCTGCCCCCCTCCAAAAGAAGCAAGCTTCATCATAGGTCCTCCATTAGGTGCCATAACTTGCCCAGTCAATATTTTCAAATGCTGAATTTCCTCTTTTAATGCATCGTTTAATGCTACAAGAAAAAGATTCAAtcaattttcataatatttgaGATAATCAATATGAACTGTTGACCTCCCATATGCTCAAACTTACATATTTCAGACAAAATCATGAAACTCAACTTTCAGGCAAGAGAGTATATTTCATCTTTAttcatcaaagaaaaaaactagaaaCTCACCACAAAAATTTAGCTGCCAGCTTTACACTAGTACTTTCATTGAAGACATATGTATGTATTACTCCATTGTGAGCAAGATATTACATACAAAGATCATATGGTTTAAAATAGCTCACCAGCCAACAGAGATATGTACAAAGATAGTAACAAAAAGGAGAGCAATAAAAGTGGTCGAGCACTAGCttcaaaaaacatttattacatATGATCTTACCATCTTGCAAGTGAACTTGTTGCTCCATGGTTTGCAACCGCAGCTTCAGTTCACTGTTCTCAGAATTTAAGCCATTTGTATCTCTCTGCTCATAATCAACAAAGATGTGTTAATTATAATCCTTCCATTAGCTTTTCAGTGGGAAGGTGATATGGTATTACAGTAGTAATACACCATTCATCTAAATAATAGGCACAAAAGTCAATACCTGCAAGAGAGTTAATTGTGCAGACAAAGATGTTGCTTCTGTTTGCAATGTTTGCACCTTCCTTTCAAGCTCAGCAATGTATCGCATCTTTCTCTCTTTTGACCTCGCAGCAGACTGCCTATTTGCCCATATCCTGTTACACAAGATTAGAAGCAGTGATCGTTATTCCATTTTTCAAGTTCAAGAGATAAAACAAAATAGGTCCAGCACACTCTGCATTTGTGCCCTCTACTCTAGGGGTGTTTCAGTGTGGGCCACTGGACAGAGGATCAAAAGGCCAAAAAATGTACATTTTAAGCAGAGTAATCATCATGACCCAAAACACAATTTTAGGAAGTAACATACTATGTCAGTACATCCAAAACACTGTTACTGCATAGCCAATTAGAGATATGACCTATAGGAtgctaacattttctttttaatagacTCTCAAAGACTGAGCTTTAAGCCTTCCTATCTTTCACTATTTCCTTTAATTGTGATAACTCATAAAGTTAACTAGATTTAGTGTCATGTAAGTCAAATGCTCGGCATCTTCACAGGTCTGGAACACATACTACTCCTGGCTGAACGAAATGACAGTGTTGCCTAGTTCAGCTTCATCCCACTACTGGCAAACTGAGGGACCAGCTTCATCTAAAAAGTAGAACGGGGAAGGAAGTCAAGATGATCATGTAAGCAGGGGTGGTGTGGAATATCTGGAGATCAAGAAATGGTTGTCTTCAAGAAAGCACTTTTTGACCATGATAAAATTTTGCAGGACATCACCTTCTATCTTTGGCtctggataaaaaaattgacatattGATATCTGTTCGTTTACTCGGTGAGAGCATGCGTAACTAAGCTTTGTGATGAGGGGTGTATTCTTGACTTCTGCCTGGTACTGCATTATGGATGAAGCATATTTGTAGAAAGGGATCAAATGCATCAATCTTGGTCTTGGTTGACTTTGAAAGGGATAATTTCACGAGGACTGTTGTCAGTGGGAGGATAATTTGGATACTTTATTGCTGATTTGAATGCaacattttgttgtttgtgcTGGTCACCAAATTCCCATGGGATTCTGTTGCACAGTTAAAGCTTTTTTGTCGGGACGTGCTTCAGTAGTGGAGCCATTAATTTTGGgggatttattttggttattataTCTCTAGATCTGATAACATTTGTGTTGGGATGACCGTTAGTTACGGGGTTTCTTGTTAGCGGTTATCTTATATTTATGGCAAttactattaaatatttagtaACCTTTTCACGAGGATTTCTGGGGGAGGTCAgtgttttttgttcttttcctcTAAAAGCTTTTAATATGTCTTATACTTGTTGTTACcgtacatatataaatatacaagTTTTTCGCCGAGTGCcgacaaaaaaaatatgcatataaatatcAATCAGAAAATCACAAAGGATTGCAACATCTAGCAACAAACAACATATTAGTTAAAAGAAGTTGGCTCctacaaagagaaaaaattgaacTTCTGAGGATAAAGAGAAGTTATACACATTGATGAAAAAATCAATGGTTGAGATTGTGATAAAATACACAAACATGTATAACAAATTATGTCGTTGCTAAAACCTCAAGCATAGATTTTATAAACAACAGTTATAACTGCATTGAATCTTCTTAAGGTACACACTTCCCTCACTTTAGAGATCCTAGATAAAAACATCCTTATACAGCATCATCTCATTTCTTGCAACTCAAGTTTTATCATCCCATCTATTGTGTTTCTGAATCTCATAAGGGAGGAACGTTCCTGTCATAAATACATCTTCAATAACTAATCTGTAATTCTATTTCTAGCATATTttctagaatattttttttctaaatcctAAGTTCCTTCCTAATTTGGTCAAAAGAGTATAAACTACAAATGAGTTAATAAATATGCAATGGATTTGAGAATAAGTGTGCTAAACATGACATTTACAAGTGATATATTGCCTAATTTATGAATGAGAAATAATGCACCAAGAAATCATAAAGCACACCTTTTTGCACGTTTGGGGTCAATCAAGGCAAGCTCAGCAAGCTTGGCAGCTGATATTGCTTTTTTGGAATCAGCCGCCGACATGTCTTCCGAACCCGAGACCAGCAACTCAGGCTTGATGGTGGTTGACCCGTCCATGGATTGACTATGCTGGTGTCTAACTCTGGGCCTTTCATTAGTCCCAAAAACAGCATTCTCTGCAGAATAGTTGGGTGCCCCTGACCCCGGCATTGAAGCCGATGCTCCCACAGCATTAGACGGCTCGCCCATTTGAAAGGTGGATGTCGCCGACGATGAATTGAACTTATCCATATCAAGGTACATGGAAAGCAAGTCCTCCTCGGCGTCATCGGAGAACGAAGGCCCATCACCAGCTCCAACAACACCAAGGTCACTGTCGAAGCTAATATCATCCGGTAAAGTGAGAATCTCCGAATGAGCACGCCTATGACCTCTGTTTCTCGGGGGATTATCAGGCATTCTGCTAATATCATGACTAAACCCACTAGAATCCGTGGACATTCCATGTCCAAAATGACTAGACTCGGAACTGGTGGTTCCCAGAGCCAGTGGCGGATACGACGTCGTCGACGATGACGACGGCGAAGGCTCAGATTTCACATTGAAAACACTTCTGGTGGGCGAGTAACCGGAATAACGTCCAGACGGAGGTGGCAAACCTAGAGATTTGTCTTTATCCATGAAGATAGAAACACTCCTTAATCCTAAAAGAGCTAATCCACTACTCCAAAACCCTAGCAATGTCTAACTGcagaacaaaacaaagaaatgaGAAGACAATTTGGAAACTGGGAATTCAATTAAGCGTAGCAGCATCAAGTTAAAGTTGGTTGAATGGAGAGTTTGAAAGGATTAGGAACGAATGCATGCGAGGTTATACCTTTGGGCGCAGATcgaaagagaagagaaatggGTGAAAGTGAAAACCCTAAGAGAAAATGGAGAGAAACCGAAGCTTCCAGCTCAAGACATTAGACCATACTCTTCTCACTTTGTCTGTCTGCGAcactaataatatttaataaatatctgAATGCACTCAAAATAATGTCAAAAATCAAAAACACTCGCGCCTATTCCAATTTGGCCATTTCACATCTTAtcttatatacttatatattgaagtttatttttttaacccgCTTCATGTGCAAAATATTTCATCGTCATTAAGGCCATGTTTTAttcaaactttttaaatagaaaaaaattaggaaGAGGGGATGATGTCTCATGTGAGgcatagctttttttttttttttttaataaaaggcaTTTCACATCTTGACGCTTTAGTTAATTTGTGAGGGacataatttatatttcatcTTACAAAACTCACTATCAGGGGAGTTAAACTTAATGGGTTGGATAAAGTGTTTGAATGTTCCAAATTTCTTAGGATCATAATCTATTCCTatgaatagaaaacaaaaaacactatggagtttagaaaactaaaaacaaCACTTGTATATTTACTTATTAAGAATTGAAAGTCTGAGCATCCAGTTGAGGTGTTGTAAATATCATTCACTATGGTTTTAGCATCTATCTCAAAATCAACATTGTTAAGATTCTGATCCTTTATGCATGTTAAGGCATGTTGTAGTAAGCCACATTCTTCCACTTCAACTGGTTCTGGAGAGCCAACCTGACAAGATGTTTTAGCTTTCACAAAATATTTCCATTCATTCATAATACAAAGTCCATACCAAAATAGTTTTGATCCTTGAACAATGCGGCATCTATGTTGCATTTTAATCGCCCTGATAATGGAGTTTGCCACCAGTCACAATGATTACTGAGGAGTGAGGATGAGCATAGATCAACAAATGTTGGTAAGCAACTCCCGATGTTGCAAGTCTATAAACTTTGCGCACTCattttatatgtaataaaaattGACCGGTTCTTGAAGACTAAGGTAGTAAGTTAACATGACTTCCAT
The nucleotide sequence above comes from Glycine soja cultivar W05 chromosome 11, ASM419377v2, whole genome shotgun sequence. Encoded proteins:
- the LOC114377077 gene encoding pentatricopeptide repeat-containing protein At4g21065-like; the protein is MEVRSMWEALQVHGQVVKLGMGHKDASRKLSKVFTFAALSPFGDLNYARLLLSTNPTLNSYYYNTLLRAFSQTPLPTPPFHALSLFLSMPSPPDNFTFPFLLKCCSRSKLPPLGKQLHALLTKLGFAPDLYIQNVLLHMYSEFGDLLLARSLFDRMPHRDVVSWTSMIGGLVNHDLPVEAINLFERMLQCGVEVNEATVISVLRACADSGALSMGRKVHANLEEWGIEIHSKSNVSTALVDMYAKGGCIASARKVFDDVVHRDVFVWTAMISGLASHGLCKDAIDMFVDMESSGVKPDERTVTAVLTACRNAGLIREGFMLFSDVQRRYGMKPSIQHFGCLVDLLARAGRLKEAEDFVNAMPIEPDTVLWRTLIWACKVHGDADRAERLMKHLEIQDMRADDSGSYILASNVYASTGKWCNKAEVRELMNKKGLVKPPGTSRIEVDGGVHEFVMGDYNHPEAEEIFVELAEVVDKIRKEGYDPRVSEVLLEMDDEEKAVQLLHHSEKLALAYGLIRIGHGSTIRIVKNLRSCEDCHEFMKLISKIYKRDIIVRDRIRFHHFKNGECSCKDYW
- the LOC114375448 gene encoding protein STRICTOSIDINE SYNTHASE-LIKE 13-like translates to MEKIKIKLLMKDETFLQHPFVLAVVLVLGLVMMDPFHLGPVSEHEFRPVKHSIAPYHQVMKNWPRDNMSRLALHGKSEFKNQVFGPESLEFDHMGRGPYTGLADGRVVRWMGEQLGWETFAVVTSNWTEKLCFRGNDSTTAKQWKHEKTCGRPLGLRFDKVNGDLYIADAYYGLLVVGPNGGLATSLATHVEGKPILFANDLDIHKNGSIFFTDTSKRYNRVAHFFILLEGEATGRLLRYDPPTKTTHVVLDGLAFPNGVQFSKDHSFLLYTETTNCRLMKLWTEGPKSGSVELLADLPGFPDNVRINEKGQFWVAIDCCRTPAQEVLSHNPWLRNIYFRLPIRMSLLARAMGMKMYTVISLLDDKGEVLEVLEDQKGEVMKLVSEVREEQGKLWIGTVAHNHIATLSYP
- the LOC114376982 gene encoding probable transcription factor PosF21; this translates as MDKDKSLGLPPPSGRYSGYSPTRSVFNVKSEPSPSSSSTTSYPPLALGTTSSESSHFGHGMSTDSSGFSHDISRMPDNPPRNRGHRRAHSEILTLPDDISFDSDLGVVGAGDGPSFSDDAEEDLLSMYLDMDKFNSSSATSTFQMGEPSNAVGASASMPGSGAPNYSAENAVFGTNERPRVRHQHSQSMDGSTTIKPELLVSGSEDMSAADSKKAISAAKLAELALIDPKRAKRIWANRQSAARSKERKMRYIAELERKVQTLQTEATSLSAQLTLLQRDTNGLNSENSELKLRLQTMEQQVHLQDALNDALKEEIQHLKILTGQVMAPNGGPMMKLASFGGGQQFYPNNHVMHTLLAAQQFQQLQIHPQKQQQQQHQHQFQQFQQQHQHQHQQHQQSSDLKMRETSPTPCPKDNTSSDVNPSGAKDC